From Streptomyces qinzhouensis, one genomic window encodes:
- a CDS encoding PCC domain-containing protein: MLVFEVKNDELMESVNRQAAKAGVTDAAIVSLIGAVDRFTVSTMPKGDALKDDITTYELPAEMTGTGEIRNGFAHIHTVMGVEGDQAISGHLHEAHIGTHFARVYLIPCP; the protein is encoded by the coding sequence GTGCTGGTCTTCGAGGTCAAGAACGACGAACTCATGGAGTCCGTCAACCGGCAGGCGGCCAAGGCCGGTGTCACGGACGCGGCTATCGTTTCCCTGATCGGGGCTGTGGACCGGTTCACGGTCTCCACCATGCCCAAGGGTGACGCCCTGAAGGACGACATCACCACCTATGAACTGCCGGCTGAGATGACCGGCACCGGCGAGATCCGGAACGGGTTCGCACACATCCACACCGTGATGGGTGTTGAAGGCGACCAGGCGATTTCCGGCCACCTTCATGAGGCACACATCGGCACCCACTTTGCGCGGGTCTATCTGATCCCCTGCCCCTAG
- a CDS encoding helix-turn-helix transcriptional regulator: MPIGQLVRDLRGARGWTQVQLADNLALSAGDPSGAPGRDAVKRWETGKVIPGDHWLHYLAKVFEVPFETLKAEATLDRVNRRSFIGLSALVTTHGQLASEMLVSIAGRDSGPLATVQTTHGTDIVIASMADKASVSHLVRWMRDAETPVLRVNAAGILAKLPGQAQAAKVVQVLAHDDEVRHLYATAVTSRVCAVDWTTARRIVTNPAAYGSRAHFLAARFAQESVNPSDAGARWCSSVMLRELSPMIGRS; the protein is encoded by the coding sequence ATGCCGATTGGACAGCTCGTCCGCGATTTGCGTGGTGCGAGAGGCTGGACTCAGGTCCAGCTTGCTGACAACCTCGCCCTTTCCGCAGGTGACCCCAGTGGCGCGCCAGGCCGTGACGCTGTGAAGCGTTGGGAGACGGGGAAGGTGATCCCTGGGGACCACTGGCTGCATTACCTCGCCAAGGTGTTCGAAGTCCCTTTCGAAACCTTGAAAGCCGAGGCTACGCTCGATCGCGTGAATCGACGATCTTTCATTGGCCTTTCAGCGCTGGTTACAACTCATGGGCAGCTCGCATCAGAGATGTTGGTCAGTATTGCCGGACGCGATTCGGGGCCGCTTGCGACAGTTCAGACCACTCACGGGACAGACATCGTCATTGCCTCCATGGCCGACAAGGCTTCGGTGTCGCACCTTGTTCGCTGGATGCGAGATGCAGAGACGCCCGTCTTACGAGTCAACGCGGCCGGAATCCTTGCGAAGCTGCCCGGGCAGGCGCAGGCTGCAAAGGTCGTCCAGGTACTCGCCCATGACGATGAGGTCAGACACCTCTACGCGACTGCGGTCACATCAAGGGTGTGCGCTGTCGACTGGACGACCGCACGGCGTATCGTGACCAACCCGGCAGCCTATGGGTCGAGGGCTCACTTTCTTGCAGCGCGGTTCGCACAAGAGTCCGTAAACCCAAGTGATGCTGGCGCACGTTGGTGTTCATCCGTCATGCTGCGGGAACTTTCACCCATGATCGGACGGAGCTGA
- the cutA gene encoding divalent-cation tolerance protein CutA has translation MADFWIVITTVDTQVAARKLSRSAVHAGLAASGQVTGLIETAYRHLGEVSEGIEYQVTFRTADDRREALEKHVVDHHPYDSPEVIAFTIDAGRAEYLDWITRSTR, from the coding sequence ATGGCCGACTTCTGGATCGTGATCACGACCGTGGACACTCAGGTCGCCGCGCGGAAACTGTCACGCTCGGCGGTGCACGCGGGCCTGGCCGCGTCCGGGCAGGTGACCGGGCTCATCGAGACGGCGTACCGGCACCTCGGCGAGGTTTCCGAGGGCATCGAGTACCAGGTGACGTTCCGCACGGCCGACGACCGGCGCGAGGCCCTGGAGAAGCATGTGGTGGACCACCACCCCTACGACTCCCCCGAGGTCATCGCCTTCACGATCGACGCGGGCCGCGCCGAGTACCTGGACTGGATCACCCGGTCCACCCGCTGA
- a CDS encoding VOC family protein, with the protein MLTKIMYVTVYVTDQDRALGFYTEGLGLEKRVDFPGPDGRFLTVGVPDSPVQILLWSHAAAAGQPGDAGQRAAPGPLILESDDVRKDFELMRRRGVVFEQSEPEDYPFGVRAEAVDPDGNRVSLRQPRKP; encoded by the coding sequence ATGCTGACCAAAATCATGTACGTGACGGTCTACGTCACCGATCAGGACCGCGCGCTGGGGTTCTACACCGAGGGACTCGGCCTGGAGAAGCGGGTCGACTTCCCCGGGCCCGACGGGCGGTTCCTCACCGTCGGTGTCCCCGACAGCCCGGTGCAGATCCTCCTGTGGTCGCATGCGGCGGCCGCGGGACAGCCGGGCGACGCGGGACAGCGGGCCGCGCCCGGTCCGTTGATCCTCGAGTCCGACGATGTGCGGAAGGATTTCGAGCTCATGCGCCGGCGGGGCGTCGTCTTCGAGCAGTCCGAACCCGAGGACTATCCGTTCGGGGTCCGCGCCGAGGCGGTGGACCCGGACGGCAACAGGGTCTCGCTCCGGCAGCCGCGGAAGCCGTGA
- a CDS encoding sigma-70 family RNA polymerase sigma factor: MTSHPSGPVAEAFEAQRDRLRAVAYRVLGSHADAEDVVQEAWMRLVRQDAATIGNLAGWLTTVVGRISLDLLRSRRAHPETAYGPECADLVVVPADDPAPDEQVALADSVGLALLLVLDTLTPNERLAFVLHDMFAVPFHDIGQILGKSTDAAKMIASRARRKVRATDRPAGPGTEHREVVEAFRAAALGGDFEALLRVLDPRVRLTVDTADGVVVTLGATKVAAGACTFSGKVAHHRPVLVNGVPGHMSWHADGTPLSVVAFTVTAGRISGIHIVVDPAKLASLRLAGPGAATG, translated from the coding sequence GTGACCTCCCACCCGTCCGGCCCGGTGGCCGAGGCGTTCGAGGCCCAGCGCGATCGGCTGCGCGCCGTCGCGTACCGGGTGCTGGGCTCGCACGCCGACGCCGAGGACGTGGTCCAGGAAGCCTGGATGCGCCTGGTCCGGCAGGACGCGGCGACTATCGGCAACCTCGCGGGCTGGCTGACCACGGTGGTCGGCCGCATCAGCCTGGACCTCCTGAGGTCCCGCCGGGCCCACCCCGAAACCGCCTACGGACCCGAGTGCGCGGATCTCGTGGTGGTGCCCGCCGACGACCCCGCGCCCGACGAGCAGGTCGCGCTGGCCGATTCGGTCGGCCTCGCCCTGCTCCTCGTACTCGACACGCTCACCCCGAATGAGCGCCTGGCGTTCGTCCTGCACGACATGTTCGCGGTCCCGTTCCACGACATCGGTCAGATCCTGGGCAAATCCACCGACGCCGCCAAGATGATCGCCAGCCGCGCCCGCCGCAAGGTCCGAGCCACGGACCGGCCGGCGGGCCCCGGCACCGAGCACCGGGAGGTCGTCGAGGCGTTCCGCGCCGCCGCCCTCGGCGGTGACTTCGAAGCACTCCTGCGGGTCCTCGACCCGCGGGTGAGGCTGACCGTCGACACCGCCGACGGTGTGGTCGTCACGCTCGGCGCCACCAAGGTCGCCGCCGGTGCCTGTACGTTCTCCGGCAAGGTCGCCCATCACCGACCCGTGCTGGTCAACGGTGTTCCCGGCCATATGTCCTGGCACGCCGACGGAACCCCTCTCTCCGTCGTCGCCTTCACCGTCACCGCGGGCCGGATCTCCGGCATCCATATCGTCGTCGACCCGGCGAAACTCGCCTCGCTCCGGCTTGCCGGACCTGGGGCGGCCACAGGCTAA
- a CDS encoding DUF4291 domain-containing protein — MAANDWHRIRARYADTTVTVYQAYSPRIGLPAARDGRFPAVWKRDRMTWIKPSFLWMMYRCGWGAKEGQETVLAVEISREGFEWALEQACLSEYVRSVHADRVEWRRSLKRAPTRVQWDPERDIRLRPLPYRALQLGLSGEAAGRYADEWITGIEDVTPLAHEIHALVRAGDLAAARALLPREEEYPEPAGLLDHLRT, encoded by the coding sequence ATGGCAGCGAACGACTGGCACCGGATACGAGCCCGATACGCCGACACCACCGTCACCGTCTACCAGGCCTACTCTCCGCGGATCGGGCTGCCCGCCGCCCGGGACGGGCGGTTTCCCGCCGTCTGGAAGCGGGACCGGATGACGTGGATCAAGCCGTCGTTCCTGTGGATGATGTACCGCTGCGGCTGGGGTGCCAAGGAGGGCCAGGAGACCGTACTCGCCGTCGAGATCTCCCGTGAGGGCTTCGAGTGGGCCCTCGAACAGGCATGTCTGTCCGAGTACGTCCGGAGTGTTCACGCGGATCGCGTCGAGTGGCGGCGGAGCCTCAAGCGGGCGCCCACCCGGGTGCAGTGGGATCCCGAACGCGATATCCGGCTGCGGCCGCTGCCGTACCGGGCGCTGCAACTCGGGCTCTCGGGCGAGGCCGCCGGGCGGTACGCGGACGAGTGGATCACCGGGATCGAGGATGTGACGCCCCTCGCGCACGAGATCCACGCGCTGGTACGGGCCGGGGACCTGGCCGCTGCCCGGGCGCTGCTGCCGCGGGAGGAGGAGTACCCCGAACCGGCGGGGCTCCTCGACCATCTCAGGACCTGA
- a CDS encoding MFS transporter produces the protein MSTTAASATGPAGPTGPAEATAPPRPVRPAWTFALVSAGGVVMTLDVTVVNVALSDMSRDLNTGLGQMQWTISAYSLAFGALLLTAGALSDRLGRRAVFTAGTALFTIASAACGLAPGAGALIAARAAQGLGGALMFAPALALLAAAYQDEGRRRSAIAAFAAIASGAGALGPVVGGVFTEAAGWRWIFLVNVPIGVLVVIGALTRMPESAAPAGTGRRIDPAGALLAVGALLALHYPLVAGPEHGWFSAQVLGSAGLGVLFAVALVVSQRRGDGLIDLSLLRIRAFAGAAVLGFLARLAGLGTLALTTLWLATTYGYSPLETGLHLLPLTGSLLLTGLFVARLQRAFAPSALVAAGFAVKGLGLLALAWAAAGGARPVTVTALVLIGAGGALIFPPLMCVAVDAVPADRAGMASGLTNAAYPLGTAAGVAVFGAVFASGLTARLGTSEGLREAVETARFDLVPGASRALAESAFASTFTTVCLVAAAVCAVGAAVAAGTLGPASSPVAAEPVREKALRS, from the coding sequence GTGAGCACAACAGCAGCGTCGGCGACGGGACCGGCCGGACCCACCGGGCCGGCCGAGGCCACGGCCCCTCCGCGCCCCGTCCGCCCCGCCTGGACCTTCGCGCTCGTCAGCGCCGGCGGCGTCGTCATGACCCTCGACGTCACCGTTGTCAACGTCGCACTTTCGGACATGTCCCGGGATCTGAACACCGGTCTCGGCCAGATGCAGTGGACGATTTCCGCGTACTCCCTCGCCTTCGGGGCGCTGCTGCTCACCGCGGGAGCCCTCTCCGACCGGCTCGGCCGCCGCGCCGTCTTCACCGCCGGGACGGCGCTCTTCACGATCGCCTCCGCCGCCTGCGGACTCGCCCCCGGCGCGGGCGCCCTGATCGCGGCCCGCGCCGCCCAGGGGCTCGGCGGGGCGCTGATGTTCGCCCCGGCGCTCGCGCTGCTGGCCGCCGCCTACCAGGACGAGGGCCGCAGACGCTCCGCGATCGCCGCGTTCGCCGCGATCGCCTCGGGCGCGGGGGCGCTGGGGCCGGTGGTCGGCGGGGTGTTCACGGAGGCCGCGGGCTGGCGGTGGATCTTCCTGGTGAACGTGCCGATCGGGGTTCTGGTGGTCATCGGCGCGCTGACCCGGATGCCGGAGTCCGCGGCGCCCGCCGGGACCGGCCGCCGGATCGACCCGGCGGGCGCGCTGCTCGCCGTCGGGGCGCTGCTGGCCCTGCACTATCCGCTGGTCGCGGGCCCGGAGCACGGCTGGTTCTCCGCGCAGGTCCTCGGCTCCGCCGGGCTCGGGGTGCTGTTCGCGGTGGCACTGGTGGTGAGCCAGCGGCGCGGCGACGGGCTGATCGACCTGTCCCTGCTGCGGATCCGGGCGTTCGCGGGTGCGGCGGTGCTCGGTTTCCTGGCCCGGCTCGCCGGGCTCGGCACCCTGGCGCTGACCACGCTCTGGCTGGCCACCACCTACGGGTACTCGCCGCTGGAGACCGGTCTCCATCTGCTGCCACTGACCGGAAGCCTGCTGCTCACGGGCCTGTTCGTGGCCCGTCTCCAGCGGGCCTTCGCCCCGTCCGCCCTGGTCGCGGCGGGTTTCGCGGTGAAGGGCCTCGGGCTGCTGGCGCTGGCGTGGGCGGCGGCGGGAGGGGCCCGGCCGGTGACGGTGACCGCGCTGGTGCTGATCGGCGCCGGGGGCGCGCTGATCTTCCCACCGCTGATGTGCGTGGCGGTCGACGCGGTACCCGCCGACCGGGCGGGCATGGCGTCGGGCCTCACGAACGCGGCGTATCCGCTGGGTACGGCGGCCGGAGTCGCGGTCTTCGGCGCGGTCTTCGCCAGTGGTCTCACCGCCCGGCTCGGCACCTCGGAGGGGCTGCGCGAGGCGGTCGAGACGGCCCGCTTCGACCTGGTCCCCGGCGCCTCCCGGGCGCTGGCCGAATCGGCGTTCGCGTCCACGTTCACCACCGTCTGCCTGGTCGCGGCGGCGGTCTGCGCGGTGGGCGCGGCGGTGGCGGCCGGCACGCTGGGCCCGGCGTCGTCGCCGGTGGCGGCGGAGCCCGTACGGGAAAAGGCGCTCAGGTCCTGA
- a CDS encoding IucA/IucC family protein — protein MPDQLDQPDQHDHPVPDLTDTDPAAWREANRRVLAKALGEWCFEDMLKAVRTDGADAPGAADGSGRAGYRVELDNGTIYAFRATTGAFNSLRVDPDSITRTGAGMLGNSIAQPAWDAQQFLIEAASTIGSDASTVATYFTELSATLAVDAARLTHGGETVAQLRALGHTELECRMTGHNLLVANKGRIGFSATDVRKYAPESAQPLTLQWIAVHRGLAEFRGTSELSEHAVVERELDDATRARFTAVLEAAGVDPDGYVWMLVHPWQWDHAVQILHAADIAQRRIIPLGQSPDLYLPGQSIRTMANAGTPERYDVKLPLKILNTLVWRGIPPHCTSGAPVVTQWLRGLVDRDPFLTDECRTVFLGEVASVTVHHPYLSKLDQAPYQHLETLGCIWRESVSSRKDPDERVRTFASLLHTDTAGDAFVAELVRASGLKPEKWLRQLFDTLLVPLLHVLYRYGVTFNPHGQNTLIGYDQNDVPVRLYLKDFVDDVCVSFTDVPERGPEPDGHAHVLPRKHPSIIRQHVVDQVFVGHFRYLAPLCEEQLGVPEKTFWKLVRRTILDFQKDFRKRFPHLEDRFAEYDLLTEQIPRYGLNRDRIVVTRYTDRALRHALYPNGTHPNPLAEEGGA, from the coding sequence ATGCCCGATCAGCTTGACCAGCCCGATCAGCACGACCATCCCGTCCCCGACCTCACCGACACCGACCCCGCCGCCTGGCGCGAGGCCAACCGCCGGGTCCTCGCCAAAGCCCTCGGCGAATGGTGCTTCGAGGACATGCTGAAAGCGGTCAGGACGGACGGTGCCGACGCCCCCGGCGCGGCCGACGGCTCCGGGCGGGCCGGCTACCGCGTCGAACTCGACAACGGCACCATCTACGCCTTCCGCGCCACCACCGGCGCCTTCAACAGCCTCCGGGTCGACCCGGACTCCATCACCCGCACCGGCGCCGGCATGCTCGGCAACTCCATCGCCCAGCCCGCCTGGGACGCCCAGCAGTTCCTGATCGAAGCCGCCTCCACCATCGGCAGCGACGCCTCCACGGTCGCCACCTACTTCACCGAACTCTCCGCGACCCTCGCCGTCGACGCGGCCCGGCTCACCCACGGCGGTGAGACCGTCGCCCAGCTCCGCGCCCTCGGCCACACCGAGCTGGAATGCCGGATGACCGGCCACAATCTGCTCGTCGCCAACAAGGGCCGGATCGGCTTCTCCGCCACCGACGTACGGAAGTACGCCCCCGAATCCGCCCAGCCGCTCACCCTCCAGTGGATCGCGGTCCACCGCGGCCTCGCCGAATTCCGCGGCACCTCCGAACTCTCCGAACACGCCGTCGTCGAACGCGAACTGGACGACGCCACCCGGGCCCGCTTCACCGCCGTACTCGAAGCCGCCGGAGTCGACCCGGACGGCTATGTGTGGATGCTGGTCCACCCCTGGCAGTGGGACCACGCCGTGCAGATCCTGCACGCCGCCGACATCGCCCAGCGCCGGATCATCCCCCTCGGCCAGAGCCCCGACCTCTACCTCCCCGGCCAGTCCATCCGGACCATGGCCAACGCCGGCACCCCCGAGCGCTACGACGTCAAACTGCCGCTCAAAATCCTCAACACGCTGGTCTGGCGCGGTATCCCGCCGCACTGCACCTCCGGCGCGCCCGTCGTCACCCAGTGGCTGCGCGGACTCGTCGACCGCGACCCTTTCCTCACCGACGAGTGCCGGACCGTGTTCCTGGGCGAGGTCGCCTCCGTCACCGTCCACCACCCCTACCTCTCCAAGCTCGACCAGGCGCCCTACCAGCATCTGGAGACCCTGGGCTGTATCTGGCGGGAGTCGGTCTCCTCTCGTAAAGACCCCGATGAGCGGGTCCGTACCTTCGCCTCCCTGCTCCACACCGACACCGCCGGAGACGCCTTCGTCGCCGAACTCGTCCGCGCCTCCGGCCTCAAGCCCGAGAAATGGCTGCGGCAGCTCTTCGACACCCTCCTCGTGCCGCTGCTGCACGTCCTCTACCGGTACGGGGTCACCTTCAACCCGCACGGGCAGAACACCCTCATCGGCTACGACCAGAACGACGTCCCCGTCCGGCTGTACCTCAAGGACTTCGTCGACGACGTCTGCGTCTCCTTCACCGATGTCCCCGAGCGCGGCCCGGAGCCCGACGGACACGCCCACGTCCTGCCCCGCAAGCACCCGTCGATCATCCGGCAGCACGTCGTCGACCAGGTCTTCGTCGGCCACTTCCGCTATCTCGCGCCGCTCTGCGAAGAGCAGCTCGGTGTCCCCGAGAAGACGTTCTGGAAGCTCGTGCGGCGCACGATCCTCGATTTCCAGAAGGACTTCCGCAAGCGGTTCCCGCATCTGGAGGACCGGTTCGCCGAGTACGACCTGCTGACCGAGCAGATCCCGCGGTACGGGCTCAACCGCGACCGCATCGTCGTCACCCGCTACACCGACCGCGCCCTGCGGCACGCCCTGTACCCCAACGGCACCCACCCCAACCCGCTCGCCGAGGAGGGTGGCGCATGA
- a CDS encoding IucA/IucC family protein — protein sequence MTATTSARPIEPLHGLDPRAAAEHAHLEALLRVRLLETGVDPAAGPLRIELPALGLAIVTEVVHRSPSGWHRFGPVRLEGPGGLLGAAADPVTVVALLSTETANTASPGRRGAIPPGEVADLVERTAESIRRVAVFIADRRANPEPPAGVDAFLEAEQALLLGHLYHPSPKSRDGLSDQENRVYSPELRGSFRLHWFAADPSVVSHDAVDGAPSLKGRNTVELLADLAGRPDTGGRILVPAHPWQARDVLHRPRIAALVESGALEPLGELGPEWWPTSSVRTLYRPGTEVMLKLSLGLRLTNSRRESTRTELLRGLEINRLLDAGHADATFAAHPGFSVTRDPAWLAVDEPGRPEGPEITGLDVAVREVPDGIENLRTLVGLVAPRPGIGRTPLGEIVAALGPGGAEQWAADFYDHTLIPMLHLYATTGIGLEAHQQNTLLRLDSRGRVTGSAFRDNQGYYLAASQLPAVLKRTGTDASTLAVVDDDLVDDRLSYYMFRNQALSVVGALAIDGLSDERTLLGVLASRLRAALPDLAAAAPGGDRLARRWLTATTLPTKGNLLTRLHGIDEVLAPLDAQSVYLDAPNPLLEASV from the coding sequence ATGACCGCCACGACCAGCGCCCGCCCCATCGAACCGCTGCACGGCCTCGACCCCCGCGCCGCCGCCGAACACGCCCATCTCGAAGCGCTGCTCCGGGTCCGGCTGCTGGAGACCGGCGTCGACCCGGCCGCGGGACCGCTCAGGATCGAGCTGCCCGCCCTCGGGCTCGCCATCGTCACCGAGGTCGTCCACCGCTCCCCGAGCGGCTGGCACCGCTTCGGCCCGGTCCGGCTCGAAGGCCCCGGCGGTCTGCTCGGGGCCGCCGCCGACCCGGTGACCGTCGTCGCCCTGCTCTCCACCGAGACGGCGAACACCGCGTCGCCCGGCCGCCGGGGCGCGATCCCCCCGGGCGAGGTGGCCGACCTCGTGGAACGTACCGCCGAATCCATTCGCCGGGTCGCCGTCTTCATCGCCGACCGGCGCGCCAACCCCGAACCGCCGGCCGGCGTGGACGCCTTCCTCGAAGCCGAGCAGGCCCTCCTCCTCGGGCACCTCTACCACCCCTCGCCGAAATCCCGCGACGGGCTCTCCGACCAGGAGAACCGGGTCTACTCGCCGGAACTGCGCGGCTCCTTCCGGCTCCACTGGTTCGCCGCCGACCCGTCCGTCGTCTCCCACGACGCCGTCGACGGCGCCCCGTCCCTCAAGGGCCGGAACACCGTCGAGCTGCTGGCCGATCTCGCGGGCCGCCCCGACACCGGCGGCCGGATCCTGGTCCCGGCCCACCCCTGGCAGGCCCGGGACGTCCTGCACCGCCCCCGGATCGCCGCCCTCGTCGAATCCGGCGCCCTGGAACCGCTCGGCGAACTCGGCCCGGAGTGGTGGCCCACCTCCAGCGTCCGCACCCTCTACCGGCCGGGTACGGAGGTGATGCTGAAGCTCTCCCTCGGACTGCGGCTCACCAACTCCCGCCGTGAGTCGACCCGTACGGAACTGCTCCGCGGACTGGAGATCAACCGGCTGCTCGACGCGGGCCACGCCGACGCCACCTTCGCCGCCCACCCCGGCTTCTCGGTCACCCGCGACCCGGCGTGGCTCGCCGTCGACGAACCCGGCCGCCCCGAAGGCCCCGAGATCACCGGCCTCGACGTCGCCGTCCGCGAGGTCCCCGACGGCATCGAGAACCTCCGTACCCTGGTCGGCCTGGTAGCGCCCCGGCCCGGTATCGGCCGTACCCCCCTCGGTGAGATCGTCGCCGCGCTCGGCCCCGGCGGCGCCGAACAGTGGGCCGCCGACTTCTACGACCACACGCTGATCCCGATGCTGCACCTGTACGCCACCACCGGCATCGGCCTGGAGGCGCACCAGCAGAACACCCTCCTCCGGCTGGACTCCCGGGGCAGGGTCACCGGCTCCGCGTTCCGCGACAACCAGGGCTACTACCTGGCCGCGTCCCAGCTGCCCGCCGTACTGAAGCGGACCGGCACCGACGCGTCCACCCTCGCCGTCGTGGACGACGACCTGGTCGACGACCGGCTCTCGTACTACATGTTCCGCAACCAGGCGCTGTCGGTCGTCGGCGCCCTCGCCATCGACGGACTCTCCGACGAGCGCACCCTGCTCGGTGTCCTCGCGAGCCGGCTGCGGGCCGCGCTGCCCGATCTCGCCGCGGCCGCGCCCGGCGGCGACCGGCTCGCCCGCCGCTGGCTCACCGCCACTACCCTGCCCACCAAGGGCAATCTCCTCACCCGGCTGCACGGGATCGACGAAGTGCTCGCCCCGCTGGACGCGCAGTCCGTCTATCTCGACGCCCCCAACCCCCTTCTGGAGGCCTCCGTATGA
- a CDS encoding GNAT family N-acetyltransferase translates to MTSLHQEAPDTSTVPGPPLPRLGGRWTARVARSHGADLDLVHGWMQSPHIDAFWHQAWPKERWEEEIAGHLAGDAILPVLIVLDGEPFAYVEVYRVARDRLAAHYPYGARDLGLHIAIGEQRRTGLGLGRELLRALADGLLAADPDCPRVAAEPDVTNVPSLRAFAAAGFRDAGEIVLPDKRAALMIRPRTDADMP, encoded by the coding sequence ATGACGTCGTTACACCAGGAAGCGCCCGATACGTCCACCGTGCCCGGGCCGCCGCTGCCCCGGCTCGGCGGACGCTGGACGGCCCGGGTGGCGAGATCCCACGGTGCCGACCTCGACCTGGTGCACGGCTGGATGCAGTCCCCGCACATCGATGCCTTCTGGCACCAGGCCTGGCCGAAGGAGCGCTGGGAGGAGGAGATCGCCGGCCATCTGGCCGGGGACGCCATCCTCCCGGTGCTGATCGTCCTGGACGGCGAGCCCTTCGCGTACGTCGAGGTCTACCGGGTCGCCCGGGACCGGCTCGCCGCCCACTATCCGTACGGCGCCCGCGATCTCGGTCTGCACATCGCCATCGGCGAGCAGCGCCGCACCGGCCTGGGCCTCGGCAGGGAACTGCTGCGGGCCCTCGCCGACGGGCTGCTGGCGGCGGACCCGGACTGCCCGCGGGTGGCCGCCGAACCGGACGTCACCAACGTGCCGTCCCTGCGGGCGTTCGCCGCCGCGGGCTTCCGCGACGCGGGCGAGATCGTGCTCCCGGACAAGCGGGCGGCGCTGATGATCCGCCCGCGGACGGACGCGGACATGCCGTAG
- a CDS encoding amino acid permease, whose product MTTAPRRPTAPAAPGTNVGPGAGNELRRGLGRRQMALLGLGSALGTGLFLGAGAAISVAGPAVLLSYAAGALIALVVAYALGEMVSALPVRGSFGTIAGRALGPFAGFSIRWIYWTALIVGIGSEVVAAAIYLRFWWPEVPLWAAVLVFAAAVTGVNATGVRNFGTTESVLSAIKAFAVVAFIVIGVVLIVFGLPDRPATGIGNWTEHGGFVPEGPMAIWLVMAIVLFSFAGIELVAVSAPEAKDPGPALRGALRTLVLRLTLFYLGAIAVMLAVLPWTEVSGGHGTEGSPFVTMFAAAGIPAAASVTNFVVLVTALSAANANLYAAGRMLHSLGDDRFAPRALGATTAHGVPRRAILCSALGFLATAGLTALFGARVFGVLLALGTFGIVAVWITVLLTLLAFRRDPDRPPSTLRLPGGRLTPVLGIAALLSVYATGFYVPEMRTACLVGVPALLVLAAAYALLVRPRRKTRGHRPGR is encoded by the coding sequence GTGACCACCGCTCCCCGCCGCCCGACGGCACCGGCGGCCCCCGGCACGAACGTCGGCCCCGGCGCCGGAAACGAACTGCGGCGCGGGCTCGGACGGCGCCAGATGGCGCTCCTCGGGCTCGGGTCCGCACTCGGCACCGGACTGTTCCTCGGTGCGGGCGCCGCGATCTCCGTCGCCGGGCCCGCCGTCCTCCTCAGCTACGCGGCCGGGGCACTGATCGCCCTCGTCGTCGCGTACGCCCTCGGCGAGATGGTCAGCGCCCTGCCCGTCCGCGGCTCCTTCGGCACCATCGCCGGCCGCGCCCTCGGCCCCTTCGCCGGGTTCTCGATCCGCTGGATCTACTGGACGGCGCTGATCGTCGGGATCGGCTCCGAGGTCGTCGCCGCCGCGATCTATCTCCGCTTCTGGTGGCCCGAGGTCCCCCTGTGGGCGGCCGTCCTCGTCTTCGCGGCGGCCGTCACCGGCGTCAACGCGACCGGGGTGCGGAACTTCGGCACCACCGAGTCCGTCCTCAGCGCGATCAAGGCCTTCGCGGTCGTCGCGTTCATCGTCATCGGGGTCGTACTGATCGTCTTCGGGCTGCCGGACCGGCCCGCGACCGGTATCGGCAACTGGACCGAACACGGCGGTTTCGTCCCCGAAGGGCCGATGGCGATCTGGCTGGTGATGGCGATCGTGCTGTTCAGCTTCGCGGGCATCGAACTCGTCGCCGTCTCCGCGCCCGAGGCGAAGGACCCCGGTCCGGCGCTCCGCGGCGCCCTGCGGACCCTCGTCCTCCGGCTCACCCTCTTCTATCTGGGCGCGATCGCCGTGATGCTCGCCGTCCTGCCGTGGACCGAGGTGTCCGGCGGGCACGGCACCGAGGGCAGCCCGTTCGTGACAATGTTCGCCGCGGCCGGGATCCCCGCTGCGGCCTCCGTCACCAACTTCGTCGTCCTGGTCACCGCGCTGTCCGCGGCGAACGCCAATCTGTACGCGGCCGGGCGCATGCTGCACTCCCTCGGCGACGACCGGTTCGCACCGCGCGCCCTCGGCGCCACCACCGCGCACGGAGTGCCGCGCCGGGCGATCCTCTGCTCCGCGCTGGGCTTTCTGGCCACCGCCGGGCTGACCGCGCTCTTCGGCGCCCGGGTCTTCGGGGTGCTGCTGGCGCTGGGCACATTCGGGATCGTCGCGGTCTGGATCACCGTCCTGCTGACGCTGCTCGCCTTCCGCCGCGATCCGGACCGGCCGCCGTCGACGCTGCGGCTGCCCGGCGGGCGGCTGACCCCGGTGCTGGGGATCGCCGCACTGCTGTCGGTGTACGCGACGGGGTTCTATGTCCCCGAGATGCGGACCGCGTGCCTGGTGGGCGTCCCGGCGCTGCTGGTGCTCGCGGCGGCGTACGCCCTGCTGGTCAGGCCCCGGCGAAAGACCCGGGGGCATCGCCCGGGGCGGTGA